The following proteins are encoded in a genomic region of Hypanus sabinus isolate sHypSab1 chromosome 19, sHypSab1.hap1, whole genome shotgun sequence:
- the LOC132377986 gene encoding putative RNA-binding protein 15B: protein MKRQSERDASPGSAPASGLGSRSAKRLRERERERESRGGRDECDGGRGGGNYHKASLSAKHPGQSRSRSRDRPAGGGGGAGEKSNSNSRREDRGDHHHHHHHHEPARPPSARTSSAQKSKGDGSRPTGLEYKTLVVSNLGSQLTDEAVEDGLFHEFKKFGEVSVNATQTPEGDRLAYVHFRQHENAKEARHAKGRLVLYDRPLKIEPVYPKRRSCTPPEVNYVPIHAGYQYRQRSLSPGACALREQRSRHANYSIEVVPLPRERERSLDYYGLYDERGRTYSYPVQEDDLMPEDDKRATRNLFIGNLDHNISEIDLRRAFEKYGIIEEVVIKRPARGQGGAYGFLKFQNLDMAHRAKVAMSGRVIGRNHVKIGYGKANPTTRLWVGGLGPLTSLAALAREFDRFGSIRTIDYVKGDSFAYIQYESLDASQAACAQMRGFPLGGPDRRLRVDFAKVEDTRYQQPYPQAPLSMHYEPLPDGYSRHRSLEREARARDRTPPLPLYHERDRNFSDGDWNSPAKSLDRRNNADGYNASVRSRSRDRWASERENDRGAVAVKPWEERRKRRSLSNDRARPAHSPYEERMRAKPQSSLEPSPDKRNRDTRVTDGVSDKEQTIATAQDDRRLPLEEKMPLDVHEPVQLKKKDSEHNHRTIEVDPETKANVEAPKVEPKKPANLLEFAQALSLAWNGVLILKNSCFPTNMFTLEGDAAITLALLKDSATGAKVSQLKIAQRLRLDQPKLDEVTRRIKQGSPDGYAVLLAVQAPQGAEGGNGAVAVEPGLQQRLLRNLVSYLKQKQAAGVISLPIGGVKDKDNTGMLYAFPPCVFSQQFLQTAMRTLGKVEEEHLIVVILRDSV from the coding sequence ATGAAGAGACAGAGCGAGCGCGACGCGAGCCCCGGCTCGGCCCCAGCCAGCGGGCTCGGTAGCAGGTCGGCCAAGCGACTCCGGGAGCGGGAACGAGAACGGGAGAGTCGGGGCGGGCGGGACGAGTGCGATGGGGGCCGGGGAGGCGGTAATTACCACAAGGCCTCGCTCAGCGCCAAACACCCCGGCCAGAGTAGAAGTAGAAGCCGAGACAGGCCagcgggagggggaggaggagcggGAGAGAAATCCAATAGTAATAGCCGCAGGGAGGACAGGGGGGACCATCACCATCACCACCATCATCATGAGCCAGCCAGGCCGCCGTCTGCCAGGACCAGTTCAGCTCAGAAAAGTAAAGGTGACGGCAGTCGGCCCACTGGCCTGGAGTATAAGACCTTGGTAGTCAGCAATCTTGGGTCACAACTGACAGACGAGGCAGTGGAGGATGGCCTCTTCCACGAATTCAAGAAGTTTGGGGAAGTGAGTGTCAACGCCACCCAGACTCCCGAGGGGGACCGACTGGCATATGTGCACTTTCGCCAGCATGAGAACGCAAAGGAGGCAAGGCATGCTAAGGGGCGGCTGGTGCTTTATGACCGTCCTCTTAAAATCGAGCCCGTGTACCCCAAGAGGAGGAGCTGCACTCCACCGGAGGTGAACTATGTGCCCATACATGCTGGGTACCAGTATCGACAGCGCTCTTTGTCACCCGGGGCGTGTGCCCTCAGAGAGCAGAGGTCGAGACATGCCAATTATTCCATAGAGGTGGTACCGCTGCCAAGGGAGCGTGAGCGGTCATTAGATTATTATGGATTGTATGACGAGCGTGGGCGTACCTACAGTTACCCAGTGCAGGAAGATGATTTGATGCCTGAGGATGACAAGCGAGCCACCAGGAATTTGTTCATTGGCAATTTGGACCACAACATCTCAGAAATTGACTTGAGGCGTGCTTTTGAGAAATATGGCATTATTGAAGAAGTAGTTATTAAGCGTCCAGCCAGGGGGCAAGGAGGCGCCTATGGATTCTTAAAATTTCAGAATTTGGATATGGCACACCGTGCCAAAGTGGCCATGTCAGGCCGTGTAATCGGCAGGAACCATGTTAAAATTGGATATGGCAAAGCCAACCCAACGACTCGTTTGTGGGTTGGTGGTTTGGGACCCCTGACTTCGCTGGCTGCCCTCGCCAGGGAGTTTGACCGCTTTGGCAGCATTCGCACAATTGACTACGTTAAAGGTGACAGTTTTGCTTACATACAGTACGAGAGTTTGGATGCTTCCCAGGCTGCCTGTGCCCAAATGCGGGGCTTTCCCCTGGGGGGACCTGATCGTCGATTGCGGGTCGATTTTGCCAAGGTGGAGGACACACGCTACCAGCAGCCTTACCCTCAGGCGCCACTGTCCATGCATTACGAGCCCCTGCCTGATGGGTACAGCCGCCATCGCAGCCTGGAGAGGGAGGCTCGTGCTCGTGACCGGACTCCACCCCTGCCCCTGTATCACGAGCGGGACAGGAACTTTTCTGATGGTGACTGGAACAGCCCAGCCAAGTCCCTGGACCGTCGCAACAATGCCGACGGTTACAATGCCTCCGTCCGCAGTCGCAGCAGAGATCGCTGGGCGAGTGAGCGGGAGAATGACCGTGGTGCCGTAGCTGTCAAGCCGTGGGAGGAGCGCCGGAAGCGCCGGAGTCTTTCCAATGATCGCGCCCGCCCTGCCCACTCGCCTTACGAGGAGCGGATGAGAGCCAAGCCCCAGAGCTCCTTGGAACCAAGTCCGGACAAGAGAAACAGAGACACTAGAGTGACAGATGGGGTGTCCGACAAGGAGCAGACCATTGCTACTGCCCAAGATGACCGACGTCTGCCCCTCGAGGAAAAAATGCCCCTTgatgtccatgagccagtgcAGCTCAAAAAGAAAGACAGTGAGCACAATCACAGAACTATTGAGGTTGATCCTGAGACTAAAGCCAATGTTGAGGCTCCAAAAGTTGAGCCCAAGAAGCCAGCCAATTTGTTGGAGTTTGCTCAGGCGCTGTCATTGGCCTGGAATGGTGTCCTTATACTCAAAAACAGTTGCTTTCCTACAAATATGTTCACACTGGAGGGTGACGCTGCCATCACCCTTGCCCTCCTAAAGGACTCTGCAACAGGTGCCAAGGTATCCCAGCTGAAGATTGCGCAGCGCCTCCGCCTTGACCAGCCCAAGTTGGACGAAGTGACCCGTCGCATTAAGCAGGGCAGCCCTGATGGTTATGCTGTGCTGCTTGCTGTGCAAGCCCCTCAGGGGGCAGAGGGTGGTAATGGTGCCGTGGCGGTTGAACCAGGCCTCCAGCAGCGGCTCTTACGGAATCTGGTGTCGTACTTGAAGCAGAAGCAGGCGGCTGGAGTGATCAGTTTGCCCATTGGTGGGGTGAAAGACAAGGACAATACAGGCATGCTATACGCCTTCCCTCCCTGTGTTTTCTCCCAGCAGTTCCTACAGACAGCTATGAGGACTTTGGGGAAAGTGGAAGAAGAACATTTGATTGTGGTAATACTACGGGACTCAGTCTGA